The region ttaattaattatacctTCAGAATTAGTCTTCAGAAAACATTATTACCAAGTCAATTTGCAGAATGAAACTTCAAAATACAATTCTCACACTGATCCTCTATAAATAAGAATATCCTGCCGGAAAAAACACAAACACGCGTACGGTCACCGGAAAAACAGAAAATGGAGGAGATATCAGAAACTGCAAAAGCTTACTACGCAAATTTATCAGAAAAACAGAAACATTTAGCATCCGATTTCTTCAAAGAAATGGACGCAGACGGAGATGGTAAAATTACGTTCCAAGAATACGAACAGCACATCAAGAAAATGAAGAGATTCCAAACAATTTCATCATCTGAATTCTTTAAAAAGCTCGATAAAAGCGGAGATGGGAGCTTGGATTTTGATGAATTCATCGCGGTTCATTATTTATGCTCGAGCgaaagaatttatttttgcgATGAGTGTAAAGAGTTTTTATATGGAGTTTACTTCACTTGTGTTCAATGTTTTGATGGAAGTTCTGGTAATAGTTACGATCTTTGTTGTTCTTGTTATCGggacaaaaatattaatcatcATAAAGATGCTTTGTTTCTTGACAATTATACACTTTTGCAAGCTAAGAGACAACAACAGCTCAAGGGATCTGCAGGCCAGGTGAatttattgtaatattttttttgcgctaatgataaattaaattcaaatctttATAGCTTGTTGCAaccttattaaaaatataataatttttatagtaaTTCCGTTGCAATCTTAGCTATTTTTTCgatcagtttaattttttcatttttcacccCAATACTTAAGATGCACGAAAACCTTATGTAGGGTAAGTTTTTTCATTTCGAAAACTCTCAAAAACTCTTCAAAAACGTTTCGAGTCCATTTCCATAAATAGTAAAAGTTGGAAACTCGTTTTccatataaaaacaatttttaaatagttaaaaagaaaccctaaaaaaagttacttataaaataatttttgattcTTTCCACATGCACTTCTTCtccccaattattaaaaaaagtttagataaaaataatattagtattataacatgatataaattttttattatagtttaaatAAGCGGATGCAATTTGTTAGAAACgcataaaagttatgaaaacgTATTTGATACACATTTTTTCCCATTATAaacacaatttttattttattttagctttagctttatttatttttaaataattacacTGAATagtatcatttttttcattttctcctCTTTTATTTTATAGTGCCAAGCTAACACTCATAGTCATAGACAATTTTAATAGAAAGCAGTACTTTTTTTAACAGAATTAACTAATCCAATTCTATATGCATTTTCATGATTTTCAGGGCTCAAGAGGAGTTTCAGAAACAGTGGAACTTGCAAACTTTGGAATTCAAACCACAGCAACTGTTGTCGGTTTATGCAGCCTGATGTagcaaaaaaattactttacaTAGGAATAATTGTCATAGTGCtccgattttttttaatctgCCAATTTAgtatttgaattattattttagttgaATCAGTCATTAAATTCTAAACAATTAgacaaatattatataattctgATAGATTTAGTCTCACATTAGTTCagaaagttaaaaattaaatatgtaaatagGAATTGGTTTTCACGTATACAAAATTGAGTTTTAACATATCTCATTGGAATGTTAATTATATAAAGTTAAGTGTGTGctcatatatatattaaattactttttttagggaatatatatatattcaattatatACGTGCAAAATGTCGATAATTATACAACTCTAACTCAGTCAAGAGTATCATATTATTGTAAAATTTCTAAATGATCTAGCTGCAAAAAGAGTTTCAAATACTAAACTGAAAAATTATCACTCCAATAATAATTTTTCCACGTACAGTGATCTATCAGAATGTCACTCATCGCTTATACTATTTAAATTACAGTTCATTGATATTTCTAGTGATATTTACTCACTACTTAAAGCATCTCCATTGCGTATGCTATATTTTGTGCTGTTGTTAGCACAAAATATAGCAAAATGCTACATATAGCACAATAGATCGTAACTCCAACGCATGATGTTATATTTAAtgacatatttgattttaaggaaaaaaaagaaaagagaaaggcGAATAATCGCCCCCTAGCGGAgaaagttttattaaaaattttggTTACAAATACgacaatattttaaatattgaacCAGTTGGTTAAGTCGGTTCGACTAAAAAAAGTCAGTTCACTTCGGTTCTTCTCTAAAAATCAGACTGCATAATCTTAACATAATTTATAACACTACAGTTGAATGGAAATTTACAGACTAAACAAATCTACAAGAAAACTCATTTTTCTGCAGCAACTATTTGCTTTTGCGTAAAATCTTTCATGTCCTTGATGAGCAAAGAAAACACAGCAAGCTCAGGAAAAACATAAAATGAATGAAAAGTATCAGAATACTCTATCAAATTCACTTCTTTTCCGCATCTCTTCATTCCATCATAATACCTCTTTTGCCAGTCTTTCAACGGATCAAACCCTCCGACAAAAACAATGCTTGCCGGAAAGTTTAATCCCGAAATATCATCAGCATTCGGCCCGAACACATTCGCAGCAGGATGGTCCCTGTCGGAACCTTCCGGCAGGAAAGCCTTCCACACACAATCTGTACGCTCCATATTAATAAACGGAACTTTTCTGTCGAGCGTTAACTCCGACTCAGTTCGCTCTTCTCCGCCGAAAAACGGCTGGATTAGCATTGCTCCGATCAAGTTTAGGTTGCGAAACTTGTGTTGACTGGCTTTTACCATAATATGATGAACTATATTGCCTCCTGCACTATCTCCGGCAAGAAAGCAGTGTTTCAGATTTGCGTGACTCGGAAACCCTAGGATCGACGTTGTTTCATCGATGAACTTTAGCGTATCGAAACCGTCGTCGTATGGAGATGGATAACGATGCTCCGGAGCAAGGCGGTAGTTGACAGAGATGACAATGGCGGACAGTTTGCTAGCAAGTTGGTAACAGAAGTTATTATAAGGTCTTGAGTGGGGTGCGCAAAAGCCAAAGCCACCGCCGTGAAAGTAGAAAATAACCGGCAGTTTACTATCTCCGGTGGGCGTAGGATTATAGAGACGAAACCAGAGATGTTTGCGAGCTTTATCAATGGTAATATCGGTCGTCGTGACGCCGTTGAACGGTTTCTTGGACGGAAATGATTTGTGATCAAAGAATGTCACAATAAAGCGGTTGATAGTACCATTGGAGCGACGACTGATCTCACAGCCATAGCAGAAAGCAAAAAGTGCGAGCCTGATCTTCCATGTTATAACAAGAATTTTATTCTGAGGATTTTCATCAGCCATTTTCAAGTATTTTTTGTTGCACTTGCTACTGATATAAAAATAGCTAGGTTAGTGAGCAGATAAATAATTGAGGAGCGAAGATACAAGTTAATTAAAGCCACTCAATAAGTTGGTATATATTGGCCTTCTTCATGAATGCAAAAAGCCCCACCTTGTTCATTCTTTAGTGTATATGAAGATTAAATTCCAGTAAAGTATAGTTTTTGAAAAGTTAACTTTTTAAGAAGTTTAATATAtattgtttgtttaatttttatttttaagaaatatgaaattaagattaatatattatatttttaattaaaaaatataattttttttataatttttatattgttaaaaagataaatattgttttttaattaaatgtcaTTATCTAACTATTAAGgtcttaatttttatattgttaaaaagataaatattgtttttaattaaacttttaataattaaaaaatcaattttaattaaatgtcATTATCTAACTATTAAGGTCTTAAGGTTTTCCAGCCAGCTCACCCCTTCacttgattaaaaaataaaatacaatttttttttataattaaggcCGGGTCATGTAATTTTCAAGCAAACCCCTTGCCTGTTGGCTACAAGACAAAATAGAGAAACCCTGTTGAAACGGCAATTCATGAATGCCTAATAATGGATAAATATTTAGGTGAACCTAGTTCATCACGTAGAATTATGAACCATCCGCCTATCGTGTGATACGAgacaataataaatatattaaccaatcaataaatatcatattaattgCCTACATTTTAATATgaattaatgtgatatttattgattggttaacAAATAATAA is a window of Mercurialis annua linkage group LG2, ddMerAnnu1.2, whole genome shotgun sequence DNA encoding:
- the LOC126670209 gene encoding probable carboxylesterase 18, with the protein product MADENPQNKILVITWKIRLALFAFCYGCEISRRSNGTINRFIVTFFDHKSFPSKKPFNGVTTTDITIDKARKHLWFRLYNPTPTGDSKLPVIFYFHGGGFGFCAPHSRPYNNFCYQLASKLSAIVISVNYRLAPEHRYPSPYDDGFDTLKFIDETTSILGFPSHANLKHCFLAGDSAGGNIVHHIMVKASQHKFRNLNLIGAMLIQPFFGGEERTESELTLDRKVPFINMERTDCVWKAFLPEGSDRDHPAANVFGPNADDISGLNFPASIVFVGGFDPLKDWQKRYYDGMKRCGKEVNLIEYSDTFHSFYVFPELAVFSLLIKDMKDFTQKQIVAAEK
- the LOC126670211 gene encoding uncharacterized protein LOC126670211; its protein translation is MEEISETAKAYYANLSEKQKHLASDFFKEMDADGDGKITFQEYEQHIKKMKRFQTISSSEFFKKLDKSGDGSLDFDEFIAVHYLCSSERIYFCDECKEFLYGVYFTCVQCFDGSSGNSYDLCCSCYRDKNINHHKDALFLDNYTLLQAKRQQQLKGSAGQGSRGVSETVELANFGIQTTATVVGLCSLM